A window from Megalobrama amblycephala isolate DHTTF-2021 linkage group LG21, ASM1881202v1, whole genome shotgun sequence encodes these proteins:
- the cfap410 gene encoding cilia and flagella associated protein 410: protein MKLTRKLVLARAKASDLESVKKLNCWGCNLTDISIFEEIPNVEVLTLSANHISSLEHISSCQHLSELYLRRNNIQSLSELRHLKSLSCLKVLWLAENPCCDAADPSTYRLTVIRNLPGLHKLDNQVVTEEELAQALKEGEELVSPSNPAPTSSTNGHTEADSENDPLNYSMEETNKIRAQLGMKLLARDKFPSLSSPREAGDTSKRKSHTLEAVLLLLKDLDVEELKIVQSVTESKLRSRSRQREKSPICS from the exons ATGAAATTAACCCGCAAACTTGTTCTGGCTCGAGCTAAAGCATCGGACCTGGAGAGTGTGAAGAAATTAAACTGCTG GGGCTGTAATCTGACAGAC ATCTCCATATTTGAGGAGATTCCTAACGTCGAGGTTCTCACACTGAG TGCCAATCACATCTCCTCTCTGGAGCACATCTCGTCCTGTCAGCATCTCAGCGAGCTCTATCTGAGACGCAACAACATTCAGAGTCTGTCCGAACTCCGGCATCTGAAGAGTCTGAGCTGTCTGAAGGTCCTGTGGCTGGCGGAGAACCCGTGCTGCGACGCTGCTGACCCCAGCACATACCGCCTGACCGTCATCAGAAACCTGCCTGGACTGCACAAACTAGACAACCAGG TGGTTACAGAGGAGGAGCTCGCACAAGCATTAAAAGAAGGGGAGGAGCTTGTGAGCCCTTCAAACCCCGCCCCCACCAGCTCAACCAATGGCCACACAGAAGCAGACTCCGAGAACGACCCTCTTAATTACAGTATGGAGGAAACCAA TAAAATTCGTGCTCAGCTGGGAATGAAGCTGCTGGCTAGAGACAAGTTCCCATCGCTGTCGTCCCCGCGAGAGGCCGGAGACACGTCTAAGAGGAAG AGTCACACATTAGAGGCCGTTCTCCTCCTGCTGAAGGATCTGGACGTCGAGGAACTGAAAATCGTTCAGTCAGTCACAGAGAGCAAACTCAGATCACGCAGTCGACAGAGAGAGAAATCTCCCATCTGCTCATAA
- the orc2 gene encoding origin recognition complex subunit 2: MTQKQPLEVRFVADEDVLDHIVEKQQDIKAANGSVQTLVTLKTPQKSKRSPEEEEDDDEEVFDEQNYVDVLCTGSQDESENAAVTAGSAVFSFQTIKRGNKMAQMASEWARTPGKSVSFSTSDTNEETSSKRSAGQNKTPQKGKKVQFISTTPHRLRKRLAAPNLRSDSESDFSPSNSEDDDDAEEHETPKPKTPSKNTAATSAAALYKTPNKKGKKAESDLVEEYFEAHSSSKVLTSDRTLQKLQTPKLDRETLISLLSDNPPRFAEEINQLNAKHEKNFDQWMLQLHMGFNILIYGLGSKKLLLEKFRTSMLSDYDHVVVNGFFPSMTLKSILNSITADVFQHEGSFRNPEDQVDFIVKTLKEDPSNHVFLIVNNIDGPMLRGDRTQQALGQLAAVPNMHLLASIDHINAPLIWDQAKMSMFNWLWYETTTYLPYAEETSYENSLLVQQTGALALSSLTHVLRSLTPNARGIFRLLAEFQLENKDNPAYTGLSFQDFYQRCRESFLVNSDITLRTQLTEFRDHKLIRTKKGADGVEYLLIPVDNGTLTDFLEKNDVE; encoded by the exons ATGACGCAGAAACAGCCGTTAGAGGTTCGGTTCGTGGCTGATGAGGATGTTTTGGATCATATTGTTGAGAAACAACAAG ATATAAAAGCAGCTAATGGATCCGTACAGACGCTGGTGACCCTGAAAACCCCTCAGAAATCCAAAAGATCTCctgaggaggaagaggatgatgatgaagagGTGTTTGATGAGCAGAACTATGTGGACGTTCTGTGCACTGGATCACAAG ATGAGAGTGAAAACGCAGCCGTCACGGCTGGATCGGCTGTCTTCTCGTTTCAGACCATCAAACGAGGGAATAAAATGGCTCAGATGG CGTCAGAATGGGCTCGAACACCCGGGAAGAGCGTGAGCTTCAGCACATCCGACACTAACGAGGAGACGTCCAGCAAAA GATCAGCCGGTCAGAACAAAACCCCTCAGAAG GGAAAGAAGGTGCAGTTCATCTCCACGACACCCCACCGGCTGAGGAAGAGACTCGCAG CTCCGAACCTGCGGTCAGACAGCGAGAGCGACTTCTCGCCCTCGAACtctgaggatgatgatgatgctgaAGAACACGAGACCCCAAAGCCCAAAACACCCAGTAAAAACACAGCGGCCACATCCGCCGCCGCCCTCTACAAGACCCCCAATAAGAAAGGCAAGAAAGCAGAG TCTGATCTGGTGGAGGAATATTTCGAGGCTCACAGCAGCTCTAAAGTGCTGACGTCTGACCGGACGCTCCAGAAGCTGCAGACGCCCAAACTGGACCGG GAAACTCTGATCAGCCTTTTGAGTGACAACCCTCCACGATTTGCAGAAGAAATTAATCAGCTGAACGCAAAACATGAGAAGAACTTCGACCAGTGGATGCTGCAGCTGca CATGGGCTTTAACATCTTGATCTACGGTTTGGGCTCCAAGAAGCTTCTGCTGGAGAAGTTTCGCACGTCCATGCTGTCGGACTACGATCATGTGGTGGTCAACGGCTTCTTCCCCAGTATGACCCTCAAATCG ATCTTAAACAGCATCACCGCAGACGTGTTCCAACATGAGGGAAGTTTCCGTAATCCTGAAGACCAGGTCGACTTCATCGTCAAAACTCTCAAAGAAG ACCCCAGCAATCACGTCTTTCTGATCGTCAATAACATCGACGGGCCCATGCTGAGGGGTGACAGGACCCAGCAGGCACTGGGGCAGCTGGCGGCGGTTCCCAACATGCACCTGCTGGCCTCCATCGACCACATAAACGCTCCACTCA TCTGGGATCAGGCGAAGATGAGCATGTTCAACTGGCTGTGGTACGAAACCACGACGTACCTGCCGTACGCGGAGGAGACGTCGTATGAGAACTCTCTGCTGGTGCAGCAGACGGGGGCGCTGGCGCTCAGCTCGCTCACACACGTGCTGCGCTCGCTCACGCCCAACGCCAG GGGAATCTTCAGATTACTGGCCGAGTTTCAGCTGGAGAACAAGGACAATCCTGCGTACACGG GATTGTCTTTCCAGGATTTCTACCAGCGCTGTCGCGAGTCTTTCCTGGTGAACAGTGACATCACGCTGCGCACGCAGCTCACCGAGTTCAGAGATCACAAACTCATCCGAACCAAGAAG GGCGCCGACGGGGTGGAGTATCTCCTCATTCCGGTGGATAACGGGACTCTGACTGACTTTCTGGAGAAAAACGATGTGGAGTGA